A single genomic interval of Flavihumibacter rivuli harbors:
- the infC gene encoding translation initiation factor IF-3: MAFPPRPPRGAFNPRFKKEQQQEHRTNQMIRVPQVRLVGDNVEVGIYSIQEAQRMAQDQGLDLVEISPNADPPVCKIIDYNKFLYEKKKKDKEMKAKAKASEVKEIRFTPNTDDHDFNFKAKHAEAFLKEGNKVKAYVQFRGRAIQFKDRGELLLLKFAERLAEFGVLEGMPKMEGKRMLAIWAPKSQKKKKEGGE, from the coding sequence ATGGCATTTCCACCCAGACCGCCCAGAGGGGCTTTCAATCCAAGGTTCAAGAAAGAACAACAACAGGAACACAGGACCAACCAGATGATCAGGGTACCCCAGGTTCGTTTGGTAGGTGATAATGTAGAAGTGGGGATCTATTCGATCCAGGAAGCCCAGCGCATGGCACAGGACCAGGGGCTTGACCTGGTAGAGATCTCTCCTAATGCAGACCCCCCGGTTTGTAAGATCATTGATTACAATAAGTTCTTATACGAGAAGAAGAAGAAGGATAAGGAGATGAAGGCCAAGGCCAAAGCCTCCGAAGTGAAAGAGATACGCTTCACGCCCAATACGGATGACCATGACTTTAACTTCAAGGCCAAGCACGCAGAGGCTTTCCTGAAGGAAGGCAACAAGGTTAAGGCCTATGTACAATTCAGGGGTCGTGCAATCCAGTTCAAGGATAGGGGAGAACTGTTGCTGTTGAAGTTCGCTGAACGTTTGGCAGAGTTTGGCGTCTTGGAAGGAATGCCCAAGATGGAAGGCAAGCGAATGCTGGCAATCTGGGCGCCGAAGAGCCAAAAGAAGAAAAAAGAAGGTGGCGAATAA